In Candidatus Roseilinea sp., one DNA window encodes the following:
- a CDS encoding mannose-6-phosphate isomerase: protein MAELLRLLPEYHHRVWGGRRLKPDADQPVGEAWIVYEHNRIAAGRYAGRTPAELARELGAALLGESVVAHTGARFPLLIKLLDCNDWLSIQVHPDDAQAVALEGPGHFGKTEAWYVLEATPGAQLIAGVKPGVNPDALRRAIRDGSVLELVQHQTVRAGDTVFMPAGTLHALGPGLLIYEVQQTSDITYRVWDWNRPASAGRALHIEQSLVVTDPGATGQVRHLRPMLDTDAQQLVACSYFTLDLLASRSETLALDTDLQSFHALTVIAGRVIVESRDASVTLDRFESVIVPAANRLYQVRPLTPARVLKASAH, encoded by the coding sequence ATGGCCGAACTCCTTCGACTCCTCCCCGAGTATCACCATCGCGTGTGGGGCGGCCGGCGGCTGAAGCCCGACGCCGATCAACCCGTCGGCGAAGCGTGGATCGTGTATGAGCACAACCGGATCGCTGCAGGCCGTTACGCCGGCCGGACGCCGGCCGAGTTGGCCCGCGAACTTGGCGCAGCGCTGCTCGGCGAATCCGTCGTTGCCCACACCGGCGCGCGCTTCCCTCTGCTCATCAAACTGCTCGACTGCAACGACTGGCTCTCGATTCAGGTGCACCCGGACGACGCGCAGGCCGTCGCGCTGGAAGGGCCGGGGCACTTCGGCAAGACCGAAGCCTGGTATGTGCTGGAGGCCACGCCGGGTGCGCAGTTGATCGCCGGCGTGAAGCCGGGCGTCAACCCCGACGCGCTCCGGCGGGCCATCCGCGACGGCAGCGTGCTCGAACTCGTTCAGCACCAGACGGTGCGCGCCGGCGACACGGTCTTCATGCCCGCCGGCACCCTGCATGCGCTAGGCCCCGGCCTGCTGATCTACGAAGTGCAGCAGACGTCCGACATTACCTACCGGGTGTGGGACTGGAACCGGCCGGCCAGCGCCGGTCGTGCGCTGCACATCGAGCAATCGTTAGTGGTGACCGACCCCGGCGCCACCGGCCAGGTGCGTCATCTGCGGCCAATGCTGGACACCGACGCGCAACAACTCGTCGCTTGCTCCTATTTCACGCTCGACCTGCTCGCGTCCCGGTCCGAGACGCTCGCGCTCGACACAGACCTGCAGAGCTTCCACGCGCTCACAGTGATCGCCGGCCGCGTCATCGTCGAAAGCAGGGACGCCAGTGTGACGCTCGATCGCTTTGAGAGCGTAATCGTGCCGGCAGCCAACCGGTTGTATCAGGTGCGGCCATTGACGCCGGCGCGCGTGTTGAAAGCGAGCGCGCACTAA
- a CDS encoding gluconate dehydrogenase, producing the protein MSNPKRYDVVIVGAGAGGGVAAQVLTAAGKRVLLLERGRWLTFAETGRDPLRNQRMSLYGHNAGPGADHPRVVEAPNGQTRVVLPWQDGYQANAAAVGGGTPVYGGQAWRFHPKDFKMATTYSVPAGSSLADWPIGYDDLAPYYEAVEHALGVCGDAGAMTHLPPYRRDYPMPPQPLTRPGTIHRRGAAALGWPTLPVPLAINSVPFDGRPACIRCQHCVGFVCPVDAKNGAHNTFITRAIASGRCDLITNAMVERVLMHDGHAVGVSYFDAGDRRRVAEAEVVVLAAGAVETARLLLHSGFTNDNIGRNLQGHVYVGAVGLFEEEVYDGLGPGVTTATTRWSHDNDGIIGGGMLADDFIVLPAIFWKRYLPPGAPRWGLTAKHWMRDHYRRCSEIKGPIQDIPSPNARVTLDPSVKDRWGIPVARLSGATHPESIRTAQFLHAKAVEWLKASGAVEIWGEPPQAPFLSGGQHQAGTCRMGDDPRTSVVDPHCRVHGTDNLYIADGSVHVTNGGFNPFLTIMALAYRTAEGITQRW; encoded by the coding sequence ATGAGCAATCCAAAACGATACGATGTCGTCATCGTCGGCGCAGGCGCGGGTGGCGGTGTGGCCGCGCAGGTGTTGACTGCAGCCGGCAAGCGCGTGTTGCTGCTCGAACGCGGACGCTGGCTGACCTTCGCAGAGACCGGCCGCGACCCCCTGCGCAACCAGCGCATGTCGCTCTACGGTCACAACGCCGGCCCCGGTGCCGACCACCCGCGCGTGGTCGAGGCGCCAAACGGTCAGACGCGCGTCGTCCTGCCCTGGCAGGATGGTTATCAGGCCAATGCTGCGGCGGTGGGTGGCGGTACGCCGGTCTATGGCGGGCAGGCGTGGCGCTTCCACCCCAAAGACTTCAAGATGGCGACGACCTACAGCGTGCCCGCGGGCTCATCGCTGGCCGACTGGCCGATCGGCTACGACGATCTCGCGCCGTACTACGAAGCCGTCGAGCATGCACTGGGCGTTTGCGGCGATGCCGGCGCGATGACCCATCTGCCGCCCTACCGGCGCGACTATCCAATGCCGCCACAGCCGCTCACCCGGCCCGGTACGATTCACCGGCGCGGCGCAGCAGCACTGGGCTGGCCCACCCTGCCGGTGCCGTTGGCGATCAACAGCGTGCCTTTCGATGGCCGACCGGCCTGCATCCGCTGTCAGCACTGTGTCGGCTTCGTCTGCCCTGTGGACGCCAAGAACGGCGCGCACAATACCTTCATCACCCGCGCCATCGCCTCCGGTAGGTGCGACCTGATCACGAACGCAATGGTGGAGCGCGTGCTGATGCACGACGGCCACGCCGTCGGCGTGAGCTACTTCGACGCCGGCGACCGGCGCAGGGTCGCCGAAGCGGAAGTAGTCGTGCTGGCCGCCGGTGCCGTGGAGACGGCGCGCCTGTTGCTGCACTCCGGCTTCACGAACGACAACATCGGCCGTAACTTGCAAGGTCACGTCTACGTCGGCGCCGTCGGGCTGTTCGAGGAGGAGGTCTACGACGGCCTAGGGCCGGGCGTGACCACGGCGACGACGCGCTGGAGCCACGATAACGACGGCATCATCGGTGGCGGCATGCTCGCCGATGACTTCATCGTGTTGCCGGCGATTTTCTGGAAGCGCTACCTACCACCCGGCGCGCCGCGTTGGGGATTGACGGCCAAGCACTGGATGCGCGATCACTATCGTCGCTGCAGCGAGATCAAGGGGCCGATCCAGGACATCCCCAGCCCGAATGCGCGCGTGACGCTCGATCCTAGCGTGAAAGACCGCTGGGGGATTCCGGTGGCGCGACTCTCGGGCGCGACGCATCCGGAATCCATCCGCACTGCGCAATTCCTGCACGCAAAGGCAGTCGAGTGGCTAAAGGCGTCCGGCGCAGTCGAGATATGGGGCGAGCCACCGCAAGCACCTTTCTTGTCGGGCGGGCAGCATCAAGCCGGCACATGCCGGATGGGTGACGACCCGCGCACCTCGGTCGTGGATCCACATTGCCGCGTGCACGGGACGGACAATCTCTATATCGCCGACGGCTCCGTCCACGTGACGAACGGCGGCTTCAACCCCTTCCTCACGATCATGGCGCTGGCCTACCGGACGGCGGAGGGGATTACACAGCGGTGGTAA
- the efp gene encoding elongation factor P, with protein MLIRYNGDVWRVLEYQHIAPGNWRAMVRMKLKNINNGKVIEDRVRAGSDIDIVQSEIRPVQFLYKDGNTYHFMDAETFDQIALDEDMVGDAAQFMRENDTVNLLVLDGAHIAGVELPTFVTLKVVQADVAVRGDTATNVLKNVTLETGAVIQAPSFVKEGDSLKIDTRTGEYIERVKE; from the coding sequence ATGCTCATCCGCTACAACGGCGACGTGTGGCGCGTCCTGGAGTATCAGCACATCGCGCCCGGTAACTGGCGCGCCATGGTGCGCATGAAGCTAAAGAACATCAACAACGGCAAAGTGATCGAAGACCGGGTGCGCGCAGGCAGCGACATTGACATCGTGCAATCCGAAATTCGTCCGGTGCAGTTCCTCTACAAGGACGGCAACACGTATCACTTCATGGACGCCGAGACCTTCGACCAGATCGCATTGGACGAAGACATGGTCGGCGACGCGGCGCAGTTCATGCGTGAGAACGACACGGTGAACCTGCTCGTGCTCGATGGCGCGCACATCGCGGGCGTGGAGTTGCCCACCTTCGTCACGCTCAAGGTCGTGCAAGCTGATGTGGCCGTGCGCGGCGACACGGCGACCAACGTGCTAAAGAACGTGACGCTGGAGACCGGCGCGGTGATCCAGGCGCCCAGCTTCGTCAAAGAAGGCGATTCGTTGAAGATAGACACGCGCACCGGCGAGTATATCGAGCGGGTTAAGGAGTAA
- a CDS encoding 3-hydroxyisobutyrate dehydrogenase → MQLDPSQPHIAFIGLGVMGRPMAINLARAGFPVRGFDVNPAAMEAVAAAGVTPAASPADAARGAGVLISMVVNDAQTREVLFETGKAAAALAPGATVIGMSTMSRAAVIEIAARLAERGLRYIDAPVSGGEIGAQQATLSIMVGAPADVLEAHLPVLRAMGKHIYHIGERPGDGQAMKMINQLLVCIHNAAAAEALVFAHKLGLDAALVFEVIGNSAGNSWMFQNRGARMIARAFEPPKSALSILVKDIGIVMSEANAARHPLVLGGLTQQLYHLAAAQGWSHLDDAILIRLMERLAGMDAATQDARRETQDAS, encoded by the coding sequence ATGCAGCTTGATCCCTCTCAACCGCACATCGCCTTCATCGGCCTGGGCGTGATGGGCCGGCCGATGGCGATCAACCTGGCGCGCGCCGGCTTCCCGGTGCGCGGCTTCGACGTCAACCCTGCTGCGATGGAGGCCGTCGCCGCCGCCGGGGTCACGCCGGCGGCCAGTCCGGCGGATGCCGCGCGCGGCGCCGGCGTGCTGATCTCGATGGTGGTGAACGACGCCCAGACGCGCGAGGTGCTCTTCGAGACGGGGAAAGCCGCGGCGGCGCTCGCGCCCGGCGCGACGGTGATCGGCATGAGCACGATGAGCCGCGCGGCAGTGATCGAGATCGCAGCGCGGCTGGCCGAGCGTGGCCTGCGCTACATAGACGCGCCGGTGAGCGGCGGCGAGATCGGCGCGCAACAGGCCACGCTCAGCATCATGGTCGGCGCGCCGGCGGACGTGCTGGAGGCGCATTTGCCCGTGCTACGCGCGATGGGTAAACACATCTATCACATCGGCGAACGCCCCGGCGACGGCCAGGCCATGAAAATGATCAACCAGTTGCTGGTGTGCATCCACAACGCCGCGGCCGCTGAGGCGCTGGTCTTCGCCCACAAGCTTGGATTGGACGCGGCGCTGGTCTTCGAGGTGATCGGCAACAGCGCCGGCAACAGTTGGATGTTCCAAAACCGCGGCGCGCGCATGATTGCCCGCGCGTTCGAGCCGCCGAAGAGCGCGCTCAGCATCCTGGTCAAGGACATCGGCATCGTGATGAGCGAGGCGAACGCTGCCCGGCATCCGCTGGTGCTGGGCGGCCTGACCCAGCAGCTCTACCACCTCGCCGCGGCGCAGGGTTGGTCGCACCTGGACGACGCGATCCTGATCCGGCTGATGGAAAGGCTGGCAGGAATGGATGCCGCGACGCAAGATGCAAGACGTGAGACGCAAGACGCTAGCTGA
- the glgA1 gene encoding glycogen synthase 1: MNILFIAAECAPYAKTGGLADVVGALPQHLRAMGHQTIVVMPRYASINGDRYGLRWFHGPMGVWMGNTQEWCAVHTTSNGGTPVYFIESQKYFDRWGLYHDANFNDYPDNPRRFGFLTRAGLQLCKDIGFKPDVVHAHDWHTALAPAYLKIWHWNDPLLGSAASLLTIHNIAYQGRYPAHHMDYLGLQWSNFTADKFEDHGAINFLKGGIVYADMVNTVSPNYARETRTPELGYGMAPYLNAKGENYIGILNGCDYTQWSPENDKMIPARYSRDDLSGKAICKRALQRRMDLTVSPDTPVIGVVSRLVEQKGLHLLAQCIEGIVTNMRAQFAILGSGEKALEHYFGELPARYPGRIGGYIGYNDELAHWIEAGSDFFLMPSLFEPCGLNQMYSLRYGTLPIVRATGGLDDTVQQYDEATGDGTGFKFYEPSAHAIYYTVGWAVSTYYDRPQHMQKMIRAAMAQDFSWERSAEQYVRAYERAIQNKRSG; this comes from the coding sequence ATGAACATCCTCTTCATCGCTGCCGAGTGTGCGCCCTACGCCAAGACCGGCGGGTTGGCCGACGTGGTCGGCGCGCTGCCGCAACACCTGCGCGCGATGGGTCATCAGACCATCGTCGTGATGCCGCGCTACGCCTCCATCAACGGCGACCGCTACGGGCTGCGCTGGTTTCATGGGCCGATGGGTGTGTGGATGGGCAACACCCAGGAGTGGTGCGCCGTGCATACGACGTCGAACGGCGGCACGCCGGTGTATTTCATCGAGAGCCAGAAATACTTTGACCGCTGGGGCTTGTATCACGACGCGAACTTCAACGATTACCCGGACAACCCGCGCCGGTTCGGTTTTCTCACGCGCGCCGGCCTGCAACTGTGCAAGGACATCGGCTTCAAGCCCGATGTGGTGCACGCGCATGACTGGCACACCGCGCTCGCGCCGGCCTACTTGAAGATCTGGCACTGGAACGATCCGCTCCTCGGCAGCGCGGCCAGCCTGCTCACCATTCACAACATCGCCTACCAGGGCCGTTACCCCGCGCATCACATGGATTACCTCGGCTTGCAGTGGAGCAACTTCACGGCGGACAAGTTCGAGGATCACGGCGCGATCAACTTCCTCAAGGGCGGTATCGTCTACGCTGACATGGTCAACACGGTCAGCCCGAACTACGCCCGCGAGACGCGCACGCCGGAGCTGGGCTACGGCATGGCGCCGTATCTCAACGCCAAGGGCGAGAACTACATCGGTATCTTGAACGGCTGCGATTACACACAGTGGAGTCCGGAGAACGACAAGATGATCCCGGCGCGTTATTCGCGCGATGACTTGAGCGGCAAGGCGATCTGCAAGCGCGCGCTGCAACGCCGGATGGATCTCACGGTCTCGCCCGATACCCCGGTGATCGGCGTGGTCAGCCGGTTGGTGGAGCAAAAGGGGCTGCACCTGCTGGCGCAGTGCATCGAGGGCATCGTGACGAACATGCGCGCCCAATTCGCCATCCTCGGCAGCGGCGAGAAGGCGCTGGAGCATTACTTCGGTGAGCTGCCGGCGCGCTACCCCGGCCGCATCGGCGGCTACATCGGCTACAACGATGAGCTGGCGCACTGGATCGAAGCAGGATCGGACTTCTTCCTCATGCCGTCGCTGTTCGAACCATGTGGGCTCAACCAGATGTATTCACTGCGCTACGGCACGCTGCCGATCGTGCGCGCCACCGGCGGCCTGGACGACACCGTGCAGCAATATGACGAAGCGACCGGCGACGGCACCGGCTTCAAGTTCTACGAGCCGAGCGCGCATGCCATCTACTACACCGTCGGCTGGGCCGTCAGCACCTACTATGACCGGCCGCAGCACATGCAGAAGATGATCCGCGCCGCAATGGCGCAGGATTTCTCGTGGGAGCGCAGCGCTGAGCAATATGTGCGCGCCTACGAGCGGGCGATCCAAAACAAACGCAGTGGGTGA